The proteins below come from a single Edaphobacter acidisoli genomic window:
- a CDS encoding choice-of-anchor D domain-containing protein — translation MKVPSTQLLLSLGILFLASLPCFAQCPSSPTISQIQGNKLTTAAVISPCAGQTVTTSGIVTAITPTGFFIQTPDPSPHPTEGIYINIGVAATAPVVIGNNLQVTGVVSTVPLTTQSHIPGTEITVDPTSGINLISGNNPLPAPIVLTSANLSSTGSIYQLTPYEGMRVAFSSLTAVSGTGGTLDEASETYTSNGQFYAVLTTSGSTVRPFRGPGIDVRDSPVPGAPSGVAQFDDNPQRILVDSGTPVGGTPIDLASGTNLNGPSGVLDFTSSYDNTYTPARLLLDPSWGRTNVDPSTALTIQPVTAATSSQFTVASFNIDRFYNTSSSDDIYYVPPKVVANNGTTSTGATFTTTAVDVSSAAYTRRVQKTALAICNILKTPDIIALEGIENQSVANDVATQVNTTCSVSYAAFGTDNINTYTLDNTGISVGFLIKNSTVDELNFFQGGGCAAYTNPPTGCETFTPTTGSATPITSNDRPWLILTAGIKRPNAKDYPIVVIVNDLADMTGENSTTSTAVRQKKEQQAEEVSTYIQTLQANGQHVISVGNFNAFEFSDGYTDTLATYTNNNVLPSNQVVEPGKSGITTPPLTDMTLQLPDTPPDPRWSYVDNGNAEAIEHFVITSDLVSTSQFSYVHFNADFPAVDLNDATIATRVSSHDAAIGYFAIPAPVLGVFLSPNTAAFGNVTVGTSSSAQAFTLTNIGEGPVTINSIAASGDFSETNNCPVAPTTLALNASCTINVVFKPTVAGPRTGTLSALTNAGTSAATASLSGVGAGFTLTDSQGNTSTTVTTAAGSTGTSTLVFTPFGNFSGTISTTCTAQGTAPTGVTCTAPQSFALSGTAAVNQSVSFSTTSRILASGLALGSSRSPWSAALVLALAGLLMLLAGRTRRLARISGLLVLLLAIFIPAIGCSGGGGPHNNPNGTPAGSYTYAVTATSGSISATETVTLVVQ, via the coding sequence ATGAAAGTCCCTTCCACTCAGCTTCTTCTTTCCCTTGGCATACTCTTCCTCGCTTCACTTCCTTGCTTCGCACAATGCCCGTCTTCACCAACGATCAGTCAAATACAAGGCAACAAACTTACCACGGCTGCGGTTATTTCGCCCTGTGCCGGGCAGACCGTAACAACCTCGGGCATTGTCACCGCCATCACTCCCACCGGCTTCTTTATCCAAACGCCCGATCCGAGCCCACACCCAACTGAAGGCATCTACATCAACATCGGCGTGGCGGCGACGGCTCCAGTTGTCATCGGCAACAACCTTCAGGTCACAGGCGTCGTCTCCACCGTTCCCCTGACAACACAAAGCCACATCCCCGGAACGGAAATCACTGTTGATCCCACCTCGGGCATCAACCTCATCAGCGGAAATAATCCGCTACCCGCGCCCATCGTACTCACATCAGCCAATCTTTCCTCCACTGGCAGCATCTACCAGCTCACGCCTTATGAAGGAATGCGTGTCGCCTTCAGCTCGCTCACGGCCGTCTCTGGCACCGGTGGCACGCTCGATGAGGCCTCCGAGACCTACACCTCCAACGGCCAGTTCTACGCCGTCCTCACCACATCTGGCTCCACTGTCCGCCCGTTCCGCGGGCCCGGTATCGACGTACGCGATTCCCCCGTCCCCGGCGCCCCATCCGGAGTCGCTCAATTCGACGACAATCCCCAGCGCATCCTCGTCGACTCCGGCACACCAGTAGGAGGCACTCCCATCGATCTGGCATCCGGAACGAACCTTAATGGCCCCTCTGGCGTACTCGACTTCACTAGCAGTTATGACAACACCTACACACCCGCGCGGCTGCTCCTCGATCCCTCTTGGGGTAGAACGAACGTTGATCCATCCACGGCCTTGACCATCCAACCCGTGACAGCGGCAACATCAAGCCAGTTCACTGTTGCCTCCTTCAACATCGACCGCTTCTATAACACAAGCTCCTCCGACGACATCTACTATGTTCCGCCAAAAGTTGTCGCCAATAATGGGACCACCTCTACTGGTGCAACTTTCACCACCACCGCCGTCGACGTCAGCTCTGCAGCCTACACTCGCCGCGTACAGAAGACCGCGCTCGCTATTTGCAACATCCTCAAGACACCCGACATCATTGCGCTCGAAGGAATCGAAAACCAAAGCGTCGCCAACGACGTCGCTACGCAAGTCAACACTACCTGCTCCGTATCCTACGCCGCGTTCGGCACCGACAATATCAACACCTACACGCTCGACAACACCGGCATCTCCGTAGGCTTTCTCATCAAGAATTCCACCGTCGATGAGCTCAACTTCTTCCAGGGGGGAGGCTGTGCGGCCTACACCAACCCGCCGACTGGCTGCGAAACCTTCACGCCTACCACAGGCAGCGCCACGCCAATCACGAGCAACGACCGGCCATGGCTCATTCTCACTGCTGGCATCAAGCGCCCCAATGCCAAGGACTATCCTATCGTCGTCATCGTCAACGATCTCGCCGATATGACCGGAGAAAATAGCACAACGAGCACAGCAGTACGGCAAAAGAAAGAGCAGCAAGCCGAAGAGGTGTCCACATACATCCAGACCCTTCAGGCCAATGGCCAGCATGTCATCTCCGTCGGCAACTTCAATGCCTTCGAGTTCTCCGACGGCTACACCGACACACTCGCCACCTACACGAATAACAACGTCCTGCCATCCAATCAGGTTGTCGAGCCGGGCAAGTCAGGAATCACCACTCCTCCGCTCACCGACATGACCTTGCAGCTGCCTGACACCCCGCCGGACCCGCGATGGTCCTACGTCGATAACGGCAACGCCGAAGCTATCGAACACTTCGTCATCACTTCCGACCTCGTGTCAACTTCGCAATTCAGCTACGTGCATTTCAACGCGGATTTTCCTGCGGTTGATTTGAACGATGCGACCATAGCCACTCGTGTCTCCAGTCATGATGCGGCCATCGGTTACTTTGCTATTCCCGCGCCCGTACTGGGAGTCTTTCTCTCACCCAACACGGCCGCCTTCGGCAATGTCACCGTTGGCACATCGTCATCCGCTCAAGCATTTACCTTGACCAATATCGGCGAAGGCCCGGTAACCATCAACAGCATAGCCGCCAGCGGTGACTTCTCCGAGACCAACAACTGCCCAGTCGCTCCAACCACTCTCGCGCTCAACGCAAGCTGCACGATCAACGTTGTCTTCAAGCCAACAGTTGCTGGTCCGCGCACCGGCACGCTCTCTGCTCTAACGAATGCGGGCACATCCGCAGCAACAGCCTCACTCAGCGGCGTCGGAGCTGGGTTCACTCTCACCGACTCTCAAGGCAATACCAGCACGACAGTCACCACCGCGGCCGGATCAACCGGAACATCCACGCTGGTCTTCACTCCCTTTGGCAATTTCAGTGGGACCATCTCAACCACCTGCACCGCGCAAGGCACCGCGCCTACAGGAGTCACCTGCACCGCGCCTCAAAGCTTCGCTCTCTCAGGCACAGCAGCCGTCAATCAGAGTGTTTCTTTTTCCACTACATCGCGCATCCTCGCAAGTGGTCTCGCACTCGGATCCTCACGCTCACCCTGGTCTGCGGCGCTTGTCCTCGCATTGGCTGGCCTGCTGATGCTGCTCGCCGGACGCACTCGCCGCCTGGCCCGCATCAGCGGACTGCTCGTCCTTCTGCTAGCCATCTTCATCCCCGCAATCGGGTGCTCCGGTGGAGGCGGCCCTCACAACAATCCCAACGGCACCCCCGCCGGAAGCTACACCTACGCGGTTACAGCAACCAGCG